TCAAGTCAAGGTAATAATCTTTAAAGGGCAGGGAGAGAACTTCTCCGCTGGCTTTGACCTTTCCCAGGTGTATCGTGTGTACGGTGGAGCACCCGGTGTACGCCCCTCACAGGCTACAAGACTCCGGATAGATGAAGATCACCTGATGGGGATGCCCGGGAGTATCCTCGGCTGCAAAAAGGTAACCATCGCCCAGATCCAGGGCTGGTGTATCGAGGCAGGGATGTATATTGTAGAGAGCTGCGATATTGCTGTTGCGGCGAAGAATGCCAGGTTTGCCCACCGTGGACAGAGACTGGCCTTCGGTGGTATGCCTTTTATGCCCCTCGAATTAGTGATGGGTCATGGCAAGAAAATTACAGAACTGTTGATTACCGGCAGAACCATCAAGGCGGATGAGGCGGAACAGTCGGGAATAATAACCAAGGCCGTGGAGTTAGAAGACCTGGAGCAAGAGGTCTATGGTCTGGCCAAGGCGATCAGTCTCCTGCCCCGGGATGCCATTGCCATCGGGAAGCTGTGCCGCCGCCATGCCTATGATGCCCTGGGTGCAACCAGTTTGATGTGTGGAACAGCGTATCATACCATAGGTACCAATT
This genomic window from Syntrophales bacterium contains:
- a CDS encoding enoyl-CoA hydratase/isomerase family protein, which encodes MKEHDYRTIIYQKDKEVPHIAYIIINRPEKKNAISIGPQEVTGEIQDAVHQADNDDQVKVIIFKGQGENFSAGFDLSQVYRVYGGAPGVRPSQATRLRIDEDHLMGMPGSILGCKKVTIAQIQGWCIEAGMYIVESCDIAVAAKNARFAHRGQRLAFGGMPFMPLELVMGHGKKITELLITGRTIKADEAEQSGIITKAVELEDLEQEVYGLAKAISLLPRDAIAIGKLCRRHAYDALGATSLMCGTAYHTIGTNLTYQEDEKEQIFIRDREKVGARDAFHRLHLAFEEALNKTKYFKSYGSDE